In a genomic window of Trueperaceae bacterium:
- a CDS encoding helix-turn-helix transcriptional regulator, which translates to SDAEALFRRARELAGAMALTVPDPELRDRYLARVAELAPLARRAAADDGLTGREGQVAALVAAGRTNKQVARELGISERTVEKHVSNVLGKLGLSSRAQLAARFAGLDDEAARRAGESAAGGGKGRGVRGPAGDAAG; encoded by the coding sequence TCTGACGCCGAGGCGCTGTTCCGCCGCGCGCGCGAGCTGGCCGGCGCGATGGCCCTCACGGTCCCGGACCCGGAGCTGCGGGACCGCTACCTCGCGCGCGTGGCCGAGCTCGCGCCCCTGGCCCGACGCGCTGCCGCGGACGACGGCCTCACCGGACGCGAGGGCCAGGTGGCGGCGCTGGTGGCGGCGGGCAGGACGAACAAGCAGGTCGCGCGGGAGCTCGGCATCTCCGAGCGGACGGTGGAGAAGCACGTGAGCAACGTGCTCGGCAAGCTCGGGCTGTCATCGCGGGCCCAGCTCGCGGCGCGCTTCGCGGGGCTCGACGACGAGGCCGCCCGCCGCGCCGGAGAGAGCGCGGCGGGCGGCGGCAAGGGGCGGGGCGTCCGCGGGCCGGCGGGCGACGCCGCCGGCTGA